The Beijerinckiaceae bacterium RH AL1 genome has a segment encoding these proteins:
- a CDS encoding Molybdopterin oxidoreductase (ID:RHAL1_01549;~source:Prodigal:2.6) translates to MSIRLHRRGFLAGAAGLALAGCDRIAGTKTGSEALAANDQITYAAAKLLPPGQLAPEYDKSAISAFFKPNGSIDPKSPAYKALVGQSFSSWALQIDGLVETPAKFTLAELRALPSRTQITRHDCVEGWSCIGEWTGVQLSTLLDKVKARPEAKFVVFHCFDSYDTDYTTEAIDMPDEPPPRFYGSIGMQDALHPQTILAYDMNGGPLPIAHGAPLRLRIERQLGYKNTKYIDRIELVSSLENIGGGKGGYWEDSGYDWYAGI, encoded by the coding sequence ATGAGCATCAGACTGCATCGCCGCGGCTTCCTTGCCGGCGCCGCCGGGCTGGCGCTCGCCGGCTGCGACCGTATCGCCGGCACCAAGACCGGCAGCGAGGCGCTGGCCGCCAACGACCAGATCACCTACGCGGCCGCCAAGCTGCTGCCGCCGGGCCAGCTCGCGCCCGAGTACGACAAGAGCGCGATCAGCGCCTTCTTCAAGCCGAACGGCTCGATCGACCCGAAGAGCCCCGCCTACAAGGCGCTCGTCGGGCAGAGCTTCTCGAGCTGGGCGCTGCAGATCGACGGCCTCGTCGAGACGCCCGCCAAGTTCACCCTCGCCGAGCTGCGCGCGCTTCCCTCGCGCACGCAGATCACCCGGCACGACTGCGTCGAGGGCTGGAGCTGCATCGGCGAGTGGACCGGCGTCCAGCTCTCGACCCTGCTCGACAAGGTCAAGGCGCGGCCGGAGGCGAAGTTCGTCGTCTTCCATTGCTTCGACAGCTACGACACCGACTACACGACCGAGGCGATCGACATGCCGGACGAGCCGCCGCCGCGCTTCTACGGCTCGATCGGCATGCAGGATGCCCTGCATCCGCAGACGATCCTCGCCTACGACATGAACGGCGGGCCGCTCCCCATCGCGCACGGCGCGCCGCTGCGGCTGCGCATCGAGCGCCAGCTCGGCTACAAGAACACCAAGTACATCGACCGCATCGAGCTCGTCTCGAGCCTCGAGAACATCGGCGGCGGCAAGGGCGGCTACTGGGAGGATTCGGGCTACGACTGGTACGCCGGGATCTGA
- a CDS encoding hypothetical protein (ID:RHAL1_01550;~conserved membrane protein of unknown function;~source:Prodigal:2.6), whose amino-acid sequence MTDQTAGSLAPARTPPSRRTLVFRHSIVVRVTHWIWVISLAILFMSGLQIFNAHPSLNFGNTTTFASQPDAAHPLVLDIDNEDRTGVTTVLGHKFDTTGWLGVSRTADGLAARAFPSWITLPAEQDLATGRHWHFLFAWVLAINGLVYIAYGLVSGHFWRDIVPRLAELPRIPHDIVQHLRLRFAHGPGEPQYNILQKLAYALILFVVLPVLVLAGLEMSPRIDAALPWLRDLFGGRQSARTIHFLMAWTLVAFAVVHVVMVVLSGPFNNLRSMITGRFAIRNERP is encoded by the coding sequence ATGACCGATCAGACCGCCGGCTCGCTCGCGCCGGCGCGCACGCCGCCGAGCCGACGCACCCTCGTCTTCCGCCACTCGATCGTCGTGCGGGTGACGCACTGGATCTGGGTTATCTCGCTCGCGATCCTGTTCATGAGCGGCCTGCAGATCTTCAACGCCCACCCGTCGCTCAACTTCGGCAACACGACGACCTTCGCCTCGCAGCCCGACGCCGCGCATCCGCTGGTCCTCGATATCGACAACGAGGACCGCACCGGCGTCACGACGGTGCTCGGGCACAAGTTCGACACGACGGGCTGGCTCGGCGTGTCGCGCACGGCCGACGGGCTCGCGGCCCGCGCCTTCCCGAGCTGGATCACGCTCCCCGCCGAGCAGGACCTCGCGACGGGCCGGCACTGGCACTTCCTCTTCGCCTGGGTGCTGGCGATCAACGGCCTCGTCTACATCGCCTACGGCCTGGTCTCGGGCCACTTCTGGCGCGACATCGTGCCGAGGCTCGCCGAGCTGCCGCGCATCCCGCACGACATCGTGCAGCACCTGCGGCTGCGCTTCGCGCACGGGCCGGGCGAGCCGCAGTACAACATCCTGCAGAAGCTCGCCTACGCGCTCATCCTCTTCGTGGTGCTGCCGGTGCTGGTGCTCGCCGGGCTCGAGATGTCGCCGCGCATCGACGCCGCCCTGCCCTGGCTGCGCGACCTGTTCGGCGGCCGCCAGAGCGCGCGCACCATCCACTTCCTCATGGCCTGGACGCTCGTCGCCTTCGCCGTCGTGCACGTCGTGATGGTCGTGCTCTCGGGGCCCTTCAACAACCTGCGCTCGATGATCACCGGGCGCTTCGCGATCAGGAACGAGCGGCCATGA
- the dnaE_1 gene encoding Error-prone DNA polymerase (ID:RHAL1_01551;~source:Prodigal:2.6) — protein MIRFLEPEGFAELGVTTNFSFLRGASHPEELVAQAIALGLDGIGIADRNSLAGIVRAHLFLRHNREAAGALRVVVGTRLVFADGTPDILAYPQDRAAYGRLCRLLTTGNVRAEKGACLLMLADLLEWQEGLRLVALPASSFDPEMDGRLAGRHFADFAEEPAPSLLPLAGEGGPRVGEGRMRGDPASPPHVAQADVAQAHVVQAHVVQADVAQPKPPSPASAKRKDDALARLAVACPGRLWIGATQVYGRSPRGDLAGRRRLADKLGVPLIATNDVVMHDPARRPLADVLACIRHATTLDAAGRKLAANAERHLKPAAEMRRLFAEAPEAVTETLRFLDGLAFSLDELGNDYPEELREGFATPMDALAAFAAEGAQRRYPAGVPASVTAAIAHELDLVRQMAYAPYFLTVHDIVRFARGRGILCQGRGSAANSTLCFCLGITEVDPALNDLLFERFISADRKEPPDIDVDFEHERREEVMQYIYERYGRARAALTATVVTYRARSAIREVGKAFGLSEDAISALSGTIWGWGEGVTVDPDGTRRAGMDPEEPGLKQVLDLARQLEGFPRHLSQHTGGFVITRSRLDEVVPIANATMDERTTIEWDKDDLDALGILKIDVLALGMLSCLRGCFDLLANHYGRSETLATIPREDPAVYAMIQKADTIGVFQIESRAQMSMLPRLKPARFYDLVIEVAIVRPGPIQGDMVHPYLRRRTKKEKVSYPSPELEKVLGKTLGVPLFQEQAMQIAIVAAGFTPSEADQLRRAMATFKRVGTISTFYDKMVRGMVERGYPEDFATRCFKQIEGFGTYGFPESHAASFALLVYASCWMKCRYPDVFACALLNAQPMGFYAPSQIVRDAREHGVPVAEVDVNFSDWDCTLFRDALPSPACGSSVDDGEGSGIFTRPSVHPRHADRAGDIVGDHTIRLGFRQVKGLSEADMRRLVACRGAGYDSVRDLWLRTELPPSVLEMLAEADAFRSLGLDRREALWIVRGLNRAGDKDDLPLLRALSFAEREPETRLPPMPLGQHVVEDYRHLSLSLKAHPVAFVRNQLAGMLKAEALATHPANTRVTVAGLVLVRQRPGSAKGTIFLTLEDETGVANIIVWPKVFEALRPVVIGARFIAVTGKLQREGEVVHVVADKAEDLTRLLTLLSSLGGEVSGLARADEIRRPVVLPRGQRPGVAAAALPQLFGDDDGAAPGRMRDVLPKGRNFH, from the coding sequence ATGATCCGCTTCCTCGAGCCCGAGGGCTTCGCCGAGCTCGGCGTCACCACGAACTTCTCGTTCCTGCGCGGCGCCTCGCATCCGGAGGAGCTCGTCGCGCAGGCGATCGCGCTCGGCCTCGACGGCATCGGCATCGCCGACCGCAACTCGCTCGCCGGCATCGTGCGCGCGCATCTCTTCCTGCGTCACAACAGGGAGGCGGCGGGCGCCCTGCGCGTCGTCGTCGGCACCCGCCTCGTCTTCGCCGACGGCACGCCCGACATCCTCGCCTATCCGCAGGACCGCGCCGCCTACGGCCGGCTCTGCCGCCTGCTGACGACCGGCAACGTGCGCGCGGAAAAGGGCGCCTGCCTTTTGATGCTGGCGGATCTTCTGGAATGGCAGGAGGGCCTGCGCCTCGTCGCCCTGCCCGCCTCGAGCTTCGATCCCGAGATGGACGGCCGCCTCGCCGGCCGCCACTTCGCGGATTTCGCCGAGGAGCCCGCCCCCTCCCTTCTCCCGCTTGCGGGAGAAGGTGGCCCTCGCGTCGGCGAGGGTCGGATGAGGGGCGATCCCGCTTCTCCTCCCCATGTCGCCCAAGCAGATGTCGCCCAAGCGCATGTCGTCCAAGCGCATGTCGTCCAAGCGGATGTCGCCCAACCAAAACCCCCGTCTCCCGCCAGCGCAAAACGCAAGGACGACGCCCTCGCCCGCCTCGCCGTCGCCTGCCCCGGCCGGCTGTGGATCGGCGCGACGCAGGTCTACGGACGCAGCCCGCGCGGCGATCTCGCGGGCCGCCGCCGCCTCGCCGACAAGCTCGGCGTGCCGCTCATCGCCACCAACGACGTCGTCATGCACGATCCGGCGCGCCGACCGCTCGCCGACGTGCTCGCCTGCATCCGCCACGCCACCACGCTCGACGCCGCCGGCCGCAAGCTCGCCGCCAACGCCGAGCGCCACCTGAAGCCGGCCGCCGAGATGCGCCGCCTGTTCGCCGAGGCGCCGGAGGCGGTGACCGAGACGCTGCGCTTCCTCGACGGGCTCGCCTTCTCGCTCGACGAGCTCGGCAACGACTACCCGGAGGAGCTGCGCGAGGGCTTCGCCACGCCGATGGACGCGCTCGCCGCCTTCGCGGCGGAGGGCGCGCAGCGCCGCTATCCCGCCGGCGTCCCGGCCTCCGTCACCGCGGCGATCGCCCACGAGCTCGATCTCGTCCGCCAGATGGCCTATGCGCCCTACTTCCTCACCGTCCACGATATCGTCCGCTTCGCGCGCGGGCGCGGCATCCTGTGCCAGGGCCGCGGGTCGGCGGCGAACTCCACGCTCTGCTTCTGCCTCGGCATCACCGAGGTCGACCCGGCGCTGAACGACCTGCTCTTCGAGCGCTTCATCTCGGCCGACCGCAAGGAGCCGCCCGACATCGACGTCGACTTCGAGCACGAGCGGCGCGAGGAGGTGATGCAGTACATCTACGAGCGCTACGGCCGCGCCCGCGCCGCGCTCACCGCGACCGTCGTCACCTACCGCGCCCGCTCGGCGATCCGCGAGGTCGGCAAGGCCTTCGGCCTGTCGGAGGACGCGATCTCGGCGCTGTCGGGCACGATCTGGGGCTGGGGCGAGGGGGTGACGGTCGACCCCGACGGCACCCGCCGCGCCGGGATGGACCCCGAGGAGCCCGGCCTCAAGCAGGTGCTCGACCTCGCCCGCCAGCTCGAGGGCTTCCCGCGCCACCTCTCGCAGCACACCGGCGGCTTCGTCATCACCCGCTCGCGGCTCGACGAGGTCGTGCCGATCGCCAACGCGACGATGGACGAGCGCACGACGATCGAGTGGGACAAGGACGATCTCGACGCGCTCGGCATCCTCAAGATCGACGTGCTGGCGCTCGGCATGCTGTCGTGCCTGCGCGGTTGCTTCGATTTGCTGGCCAACCATTACGGCCGCAGCGAAACCCTGGCCACGATCCCGCGCGAGGACCCCGCCGTCTACGCGATGATCCAGAAGGCCGACACGATCGGCGTGTTCCAGATCGAGAGCCGCGCGCAGATGTCGATGCTGCCGCGGCTGAAGCCGGCGCGCTTCTACGACCTCGTCATCGAGGTGGCGATCGTCCGCCCGGGCCCGATCCAGGGCGACATGGTGCACCCCTACCTGCGCCGCCGCACCAAGAAGGAGAAGGTGAGCTATCCCTCGCCCGAGCTCGAGAAGGTGCTCGGCAAGACGCTCGGCGTGCCGCTGTTCCAGGAGCAGGCGATGCAGATCGCCATCGTCGCCGCCGGCTTCACGCCATCCGAGGCCGACCAGCTGCGCCGCGCCATGGCGACCTTCAAGCGCGTCGGCACGATCTCGACCTTCTACGACAAGATGGTGCGCGGCATGGTCGAGCGCGGCTACCCGGAGGATTTCGCGACCCGCTGCTTCAAGCAGATCGAGGGTTTCGGCACCTACGGCTTTCCCGAAAGCCACGCCGCCTCCTTCGCGCTGCTCGTCTACGCCTCGTGCTGGATGAAGTGCCGCTACCCCGACGTCTTCGCCTGCGCGCTTCTCAACGCCCAGCCGATGGGCTTCTACGCGCCCTCGCAGATCGTGCGCGACGCGCGCGAGCACGGCGTGCCGGTCGCCGAGGTCGACGTGAACTTTTCCGACTGGGACTGCACGCTGTTTCGCGACGCTCTCCCGTCTCCCGCCTGCGGGAGCTCGGTCGATGATGGGGAGGGAAGCGGCATCTTCACCCGTCCCTCCGTCCACCCCCGCCACGCCGACCGCGCCGGCGACATCGTCGGCGACCACACGATCCGGCTCGGCTTCCGCCAGGTGAAGGGCCTGTCGGAGGCCGACATGCGCCGCCTCGTGGCGTGCCGCGGCGCCGGCTACGATTCCGTGCGCGACCTGTGGCTGCGCACCGAGCTGCCGCCCTCCGTGCTCGAGATGCTGGCCGAGGCGGACGCGTTCCGCTCGCTCGGCCTCGACCGGCGCGAGGCCCTGTGGATCGTGCGCGGGCTGAACCGCGCCGGCGACAAGGACGACCTGCCGCTGCTGCGCGCGCTGTCCTTCGCCGAGCGCGAGCCGGAGACGCGGCTGCCGCCGATGCCGCTCGGCCAGCACGTGGTGGAGGACTACCGGCATCTCTCGCTGAGCCTCAAAGCGCACCCCGTCGCCTTCGTGCGCAACCAGCTCGCCGGCATGCTGAAGGCCGAGGCGCTCGCCACGCACCCCGCGAACACGCGCGTGACGGTCGCCGGGCTCGTGCTGGTGCGCCAGCGGCCGGGCTCGGCCAAGGGCACGATCTTCCTCACGCTGGAGGACGAGACCGGCGTCGCCAACATCATCGTCTGGCCGAAGGTGTTCGAGGCGCTCCGGCCGGTCGTCATCGGCGCGCGCTTCATCGCGGTCACCGGCAAGCTGCAGCGCGAGGGCGAGGTCGTGCATGTCGTCGCCGACAAGGCGGAGGACCTGACGCGGCTCCTCACCCTGCTGTCGAGCCTCGGCGGCGAGGTGTCGGGCCTCGCCCGCGCCGACGAGATCCGCCGCCCCGTCGTCCTGCCGCGCGGCCAGCGGCCCGGCGTCGCGGCGGCGGCGCTGCCGCAGCTCTTCGGCGACGACGACGGCGCGGCGCCGGGCCGGATGCGCGACGTCCTGCCGAAAGGCCGCAACTTCCACTGA
- the imuB gene encoding Protein ImuB (ID:RHAL1_01552;~source:Prodigal:2.6), producing the protein MFPGLDLHDADPAADALTHAAIVDWCRLFTPLAAPDGQDADGGAGAILDITGAAHLFGGEAAMRAAIRTRLAAQGFSARAAIAATPAAAWALARFGDHGGKPLPAIVPEDLDPAAMEKLFAPMPLAALRLEAPAIARLGQAGLRRVGDLILRPRAPIAARFGPSVHARLDALLGRAREPISPRFEAPAFVAERRFAEGIARREDVEATILTLAHDLCGLLARHGEGARTLDVALYRVDGVVKHLAAGTSRPLRDPLAMARLFRERIEAAGEEGLETGYGFEMVRLAALSAERLDAHQPDWADTGGEASDIADLVDRLGARFGAGRVARLALQDAHQPEAAACAVAAARAPRAAAAEPAGDADALPERPIRLLERPEPIEAIADVPDGPPRRFNWRRVMHQVAAVEGPERIAPDWWRQGRGGRSEPGATRDYFRAEDTDGRRYWLYREGLYRETAEPRWYLHGFFA; encoded by the coding sequence ATGTTTCCGGGCCTCGACCTGCACGACGCCGATCCCGCCGCCGACGCTCTCACCCACGCCGCGATCGTCGACTGGTGCCGCCTGTTCACCCCGCTCGCCGCGCCGGACGGCCAGGACGCCGACGGCGGCGCCGGCGCGATCCTCGACATCACCGGCGCCGCGCATCTCTTCGGCGGCGAGGCGGCGATGCGCGCGGCGATCCGCACCCGCCTCGCCGCGCAGGGATTTTCCGCCCGCGCGGCGATCGCCGCGACGCCCGCGGCGGCCTGGGCGCTCGCCCGGTTCGGCGACCATGGCGGCAAGCCCCTGCCCGCCATCGTGCCGGAAGATCTCGATCCCGCCGCGATGGAAAAGCTGTTCGCGCCGATGCCGCTCGCCGCGCTGCGGCTCGAGGCGCCGGCGATCGCCCGCCTCGGCCAGGCGGGCCTGCGCCGCGTCGGCGACCTGATCCTGCGGCCGCGGGCGCCGATCGCCGCCCGCTTTGGCCCTTCCGTCCACGCCCGTCTCGATGCGCTGCTCGGCCGGGCGCGCGAGCCGATCTCGCCGCGCTTCGAGGCGCCCGCCTTCGTCGCCGAGCGCCGCTTCGCCGAGGGCATCGCCCGGCGCGAGGATGTCGAGGCGACGATCCTGACGCTCGCGCACGACCTCTGCGGGCTCCTCGCCCGGCACGGCGAGGGCGCGCGCACGCTCGACGTCGCGCTCTACCGCGTCGACGGGGTCGTCAAGCACCTCGCCGCCGGCACGAGCCGGCCGCTGCGCGACCCGCTCGCGATGGCGCGGCTGTTCCGCGAGCGCATCGAGGCGGCGGGCGAGGAGGGGCTCGAGACCGGCTACGGCTTCGAGATGGTGCGCCTGGCCGCGCTTTCCGCCGAGCGGCTCGACGCGCACCAGCCCGACTGGGCCGACACCGGTGGCGAGGCGAGCGACATCGCCGATCTCGTCGACCGGCTCGGCGCCCGCTTCGGCGCCGGCCGCGTCGCCCGCCTGGCGCTGCAGGACGCGCACCAGCCCGAGGCCGCCGCCTGCGCCGTGGCCGCCGCCAGAGCGCCGCGCGCGGCGGCCGCCGAGCCCGCCGGCGACGCCGACGCCCTGCCCGAGCGCCCGATCCGCCTGCTCGAGCGGCCGGAGCCCATCGAAGCGATCGCCGACGTCCCCGACGGGCCGCCGCGGCGCTTCAACTGGCGCCGCGTCATGCACCAGGTGGCCGCCGTCGAGGGGCCCGAGCGGATCGCCCCCGACTGGTGGCGCCAAGGTCGCGGCGGCAGAAGCGAGCCCGGCGCCACCCGCGACTATTTCCGCGCCGAGGACACGGACGGGCGCCGCTACTGGCTCTACCGCGAAGGCCTCTACCGCGAGACGGCAGAGCCGCGCTGGTACCTGCACGGGTTTTTCGCGTGA
- a CDS encoding hypothetical protein (ID:RHAL1_01553;~conserved protein of unknown function;~source:Prodigal:2.6), with the protein MSLGGRSEQVGFLRDAIGRIATDGGVSLAPAGHAGRIALGEALALDGALRGGLARGGLHEVVAAAHGDAAAASGFALALAARSAGRTAPAGAIVWIVEDAVRAEHGAPYAPGLVAHGVDPARLIVVATANTQESLWAAEEALKAGPGAVVVELWRLAAYDLTASRRLVLAAQRGATPAVLVAAGAAGRVAGLSSAATTRFEVRAAPGPVLASAGHRLPRPGRAACEVRVARIRAGPGRRPSQGQVQNQVQDQATDNDPDRFWPLVWDHAESVFRDALPLAPSAAPLDRPAAPAPGGRRAA; encoded by the coding sequence ATGTCGCTGGGCGGCAGGTCGGAGCAGGTGGGCTTTTTGCGCGACGCCATCGGCCGGATCGCGACGGACGGCGGCGTGTCGCTGGCCCCGGCGGGGCACGCCGGCCGCATCGCGCTCGGCGAGGCGCTGGCGCTCGACGGCGCGCTGCGCGGCGGCCTTGCACGCGGCGGCCTGCACGAGGTGGTGGCGGCGGCGCACGGCGACGCCGCGGCCGCCTCGGGCTTCGCCCTCGCCCTCGCCGCGCGCTCCGCCGGCCGGACGGCGCCGGCCGGCGCCATCGTCTGGATCGTCGAGGACGCGGTGCGCGCCGAGCACGGCGCGCCCTACGCGCCCGGCCTCGTCGCGCACGGCGTCGATCCCGCGCGCCTCATCGTCGTCGCCACCGCCAACACGCAGGAGAGCCTGTGGGCGGCGGAGGAAGCGCTGAAGGCCGGCCCCGGGGCCGTCGTCGTCGAGCTGTGGCGGCTCGCGGCCTACGATCTCACCGCCTCGCGCCGGCTCGTCCTGGCGGCGCAGCGCGGCGCGACGCCGGCCGTGCTGGTGGCGGCCGGCGCGGCCGGCCGCGTCGCCGGCCTCTCGTCGGCGGCGACGACGCGCTTCGAGGTCAGGGCCGCGCCCGGCCCCGTCCTCGCCTCGGCCGGCCATCGCCTGCCGCGGCCCGGCCGTGCCGCCTGCGAGGTCCGCGTCGCCCGCATCCGCGCCGGCCCCGGCCGCCGCCCGAGCCAAGGTCAAGTCCAAAACCAGGTCCAAGACCAAGCCACAGACAACGACCCTGACCGGTTCTGGCCCCTCGTCTGGGATCACGCGGAGTCCGTCTTTCGTGATGCGTTACCTCTCGCTCCATCTGCCGCGCCTCTCGACCGACCGGCTGCACCGGCGCCTGGCGGCCGCCGCGCGGCCTGA
- a CDS encoding protein of unknown function (ID:RHAL1_01554;~source:Prodigal:2.6), translating into MRHEVRYADRGVEYAGIYKVDGWMLELTSSYGTLRVPLGLFEEKALARKLLRAQVRKATRRLPEDVPHPATIVAVVETKRPVMRVPKL; encoded by the coding sequence GTGCGACACGAGGTTCGATACGCTGACCGCGGGGTCGAGTACGCCGGAATCTACAAGGTCGACGGCTGGATGCTCGAGCTCACATCGTCCTACGGCACGCTCAGGGTGCCGCTCGGCCTGTTCGAGGAGAAGGCGCTGGCCCGCAAGCTCCTGCGCGCGCAGGTCCGCAAGGCGACCCGGCGGCTGCCGGAAGACGTGCCCCACCCGGCGACCATCGTGGCCGTCGTCGAGACGAAGCGCCCGGTGATGCGGGTCCCGAAGCTCTGA
- the rhlE_2 gene encoding ATP-dependent RNA helicase RhlE (ID:RHAL1_01555;~source:Prodigal:2.6) has translation MTAEEFDGQHTEGQTAAAEAAPVAAATEAPTDKPVFADLGLSAKVLQAVEASGYTHPTPIQAQAIPSALEGRDILGIAQTGTGKTAAFVLPMLSRLETGRARARMPRTLILEPTRELAAQVEESFIRYGVNHKLNVALLIGGVSFGDQEAKITRGADVLIATPGRLLDFSERGKLLLTGIDILVIDEADRMLDMGFIPDIERICKLVPFTRQTLFFSATMPPEITRLTEQFLQNPVRIEVARAATTAATITQGLVASHGGPAKRETLRKLIRGADSFKNAIIFCNRKRDVALLHKSLQKHGFSAGALHGDMDQRARMLSLDAFKTGQVDLIVCSDVAARGLDIPDVSHVFNFDIPTHAEDYVHRIGRTGRAGRKGTALTIVAPGDEKYLAEIEKVIARKVDWLDGVTLGALPAEGHDARSHDEDRGSRRGRAGSERRGRETRSDEPRSRRRAAARPERDADRPPPPRQERAATPAREKPAEPRRGDGGRQDRGRHQDGGRHHDRDDPPVVGMGDHVPMFLQRPVRLKSREDAET, from the coding sequence ATGACAGCAGAAGAATTCGACGGCCAGCACACCGAGGGCCAGACCGCAGCCGCCGAGGCGGCGCCCGTCGCCGCGGCGACCGAGGCGCCCACCGACAAGCCCGTGTTCGCCGACCTCGGCCTCTCCGCCAAGGTGCTGCAGGCGGTCGAGGCCAGCGGCTACACCCACCCGACGCCGATCCAGGCGCAGGCCATCCCCTCGGCGCTCGAGGGCCGCGACATCCTCGGCATCGCGCAGACCGGCACCGGCAAGACCGCCGCCTTCGTGCTGCCGATGCTCTCGAGGCTCGAGACGGGCCGCGCCCGCGCCCGCATGCCGCGCACGCTGATCCTCGAGCCGACGCGCGAGCTCGCCGCGCAGGTGGAGGAGAGCTTCATCCGCTACGGCGTCAACCACAAGCTCAACGTCGCGCTGCTGATCGGCGGTGTCTCCTTCGGCGACCAGGAGGCCAAGATCACCCGCGGCGCCGACGTGCTGATCGCGACGCCCGGCCGCCTGCTCGACTTCTCCGAGCGCGGCAAGCTGCTGCTCACCGGCATCGACATCCTCGTCATCGACGAGGCCGACCGGATGCTCGACATGGGCTTCATCCCGGACATCGAGCGCATCTGCAAGCTGGTGCCGTTCACCCGCCAGACGCTGTTCTTCTCGGCGACCATGCCGCCCGAGATCACGCGGCTGACCGAGCAGTTCCTGCAGAACCCGGTGCGCATCGAGGTGGCGCGCGCCGCCACGACCGCGGCGACGATCACCCAGGGCCTCGTCGCCTCGCACGGCGGCCCCGCCAAGCGCGAGACCCTGCGCAAGCTGATCCGCGGCGCCGACAGCTTCAAGAACGCGATCATCTTCTGCAACCGCAAGCGCGATGTAGCTTTGTTGCACAAGTCTCTGCAAAAGCACGGCTTCTCGGCGGGCGCCCTGCACGGCGACATGGATCAGCGGGCGCGCATGCTCTCGCTCGACGCCTTCAAGACCGGCCAGGTCGACCTCATCGTCTGTTCCGACGTCGCGGCGCGCGGCCTCGACATCCCCGACGTCAGCCACGTCTTCAACTTCGACATCCCGACCCACGCCGAGGACTATGTCCACCGCATCGGCCGCACGGGCCGCGCCGGGCGCAAGGGCACGGCGCTGACGATCGTCGCGCCGGGCGACGAAAAGTATCTTGCCGAGATCGAGAAGGTGATCGCCCGAAAGGTCGACTGGCTCGACGGCGTCACGCTCGGCGCGCTGCCGGCCGAAGGGCACGACGCGCGTTCGCACGACGAGGATCGCGGCAGCCGCCGCGGTCGCGCGGGCTCCGAGCGCCGCGGCCGCGAGACGCGCAGCGACGAGCCGCGCTCGCGCCGTCGTGCCGCCGCACGGCCCGAGCGCGATGCCGATCGGCCGCCGCCGCCGCGCCAGGAGCGAGCCGCTACGCCGGCCCGCGAGAAGCCGGCCGAGCCGCGTCGCGGGGACGGCGGTCGCCAGGATAGAGGCCGTCACCAGGACGGCGGACGCCACCACGACCGCGACGACCCGCCGGTCGTCGGCATGGGCGACCATGTGCCGATGTTCCTGCAGCGCCCGGTGCGCCTGAAGAGCCGCGAGGACGCCGAGACCTGA